Proteins encoded together in one Impatiens glandulifera chromosome 1, dImpGla2.1, whole genome shotgun sequence window:
- the LOC124929106 gene encoding uncharacterized protein LOC124929106: MSSIIGSSSQYHIRSISLPSQFTEVKSPCLSPETVPLNAEALRNELLHLVHSVNELLQSLGNQQDLLRHSTLVENTLEDSVILLDLSSRSHELLMTMRQHVMDIQSAFRRKGRGSNSLENAIYAYIGFRKKARRESLKCLKALEKMERKLNHGLLISKETRVLSEVTCLAISVSQRLFLFLAVGLDSTRGWSFFLSKKKVYNRRSKNGGDLVMNEIENVDFALDCFCHGRFEDGEGKLMMRLKSLDDGIQGLEEGINGFFRCLIRRRVSLLNILTTH, from the coding sequence ATGTCTTCAATAATAGGCTCATCATCACAGTACCATATCAGATCCATCAGCTTGCCTTCTCAATTCACCGAAGTGAAATCACCATGTTTGTCCCCTGAAACAGTTCCCTTGAATGCAGAAGCTCTCCGAAATGAACTTCTCCATCTGGTTCACTCTGTTAACGAGCTTCTCCAATCCTTAGGCAACCAACAAGACCTTCTACGCCATTCGACTCTTGTCGAAAACACCCTCGAAGACTCTGTCATTTTGTTGGACTTGTCTTCTCGATCCCATGAATTGCTCATGACAATGAGACAGCATGTCATGGATATTCAATCCGCGTTTCGAAGAAAGGGAAGAGGATCAAACAGCTTGGAAAATGCCATTTATGCTTATATTGGATTTAGAAAGAAGGCAAGAAGAGAAAGTTTGAAATGCTTAAAGGCATTGGAGAAAATGGAAAGGAAACTTAATCATGGGTTATTAATCTCAAAAGAAACACGGGTTTTGAGTGAAGTGACTTGCTTGGCCATATCTGTTTCTCAAAGACTGTTCTTGTTTTTGGCTGTTGGTTTGGATTCGACAAGAGGGTGGTCATTCTTTCTTTCGAAGAAGAAAGTCTACAATCGAAGAAGTAAAAATGGGGGAGATTTGGTGATGAATGAGATAGAAAACGTTGATTTTGCTCTTGATTGCTTTTGCCATGGGAgatttgaagatggtgaaggaAAATTGATGATGAGATTAAAGTCACTTGATGATGGGATTCAAGGCCTTGAGGAAGGCATCAATGGTTTCTTTAGATGTTTGATTAGGAGAAGAGTTTctcttttgaatattttaacaaCTCATTGA